From a region of the Leptospira venezuelensis genome:
- a CDS encoding type II toxin-antitoxin system antitoxin SocA domain-containing protein, with translation MEKLLEVISFILQRSPRGRNRQELAKLVYLSDGVFFQKYAKVITQQKYIHLEDSPYPMELNQALLHLKENSLIDVTPKLTETGISGYLLTWVGTEHEDEIDLNRQEKRILRKVLENFKGSVYDENRVYPNLYENYVITPLFSEIKFSKETINTKIHFFKRKTLLNISGKIFKVLFSE, from the coding sequence ATGGAAAAGCTGCTCGAAGTCATCTCCTTTATACTCCAAAGATCTCCGCGAGGAAGAAACCGTCAGGAACTTGCAAAACTGGTCTATCTTTCTGACGGAGTATTCTTTCAGAAATACGCCAAAGTAATTACTCAGCAAAAATACATCCATTTGGAAGATTCTCCTTATCCGATGGAACTGAATCAGGCACTTCTTCACCTGAAAGAAAATAGTCTAATAGATGTGACCCCAAAATTGACTGAGACCGGGATCTCTGGTTATCTGTTAACTTGGGTAGGAACTGAACATGAGGACGAAATTGACCTGAATCGTCAGGAAAAAAGAATCCTTCGCAAGGTCCTGGAAAATTTCAAAGGAAGTGTTTACGACGAAAATAGAGTGTATCCGAATTTATATGAAAATTACGTGATCACTCCTCTTTTCTCGGAAATTAAGTTTAGCAAAGAAACTATTAACACTAAAATCCATTTCTTTAAGAGAAAAACGCTTTTGAATATCTCAGGCAAAATATTTAAGGTACTTTTTAGCGAGTAA
- the panD gene encoding aspartate 1-decarboxylase has product MLITVCKGKIHRATVTDADLNYEGSLTVDMDLVDAAGMFPYEKVSVVNVNNGSRFETYLIEGKRGSGEICLNGAAARLGMKGDKVIIISYGSLEEKDLPKGYKPQVVLVDDKNHIKKA; this is encoded by the coding sequence ATGCTCATCACTGTTTGTAAAGGTAAAATCCATAGAGCCACGGTAACCGATGCTGACCTCAATTATGAGGGAAGCCTGACGGTAGATATGGATTTGGTAGATGCCGCTGGAATGTTTCCTTATGAAAAAGTTTCCGTTGTGAATGTAAACAATGGATCCAGATTCGAGACATATCTGATCGAAGGCAAAAGAGGTTCTGGAGAGATCTGCTTAAACGGAGCTGCTGCCCGTCTCGGAATGAAAGGAGACAAGGTAATAATTATCTCCTATGGCTCCCTGGAAGAAAAAGACCTGCCAAAAGGTTATAAACCCCAAGTCGTTCTCGTAGACGACAAAAACCATATCAAAAAAGCCTAA
- a CDS encoding type II toxin-antitoxin system HicA family toxin, giving the protein MVNQTGSHKQFKHPQKPGRVTVAGKPNADIPPGTLNSILKQSGLK; this is encoded by the coding sequence TTGGTAAACCAAACTGGAAGCCATAAACAATTTAAACATCCTCAGAAACCCGGAAGAGTAACTGTAGCCGGTAAACCAAATGCGGATATTCCTCCTGGAACTTTGAATAGTATCTTGAAACAATCAGGTCTAAAGTAA
- a CDS encoding type II toxin-antitoxin system HicB family antitoxin, which produces MEYPVIIEKGPTSFGAYVPDLPGCVAVGKTEEEVTKLIKEAIEFHLDGLRKEGEPIPAPSRVTLVSI; this is translated from the coding sequence ATGGAATATCCAGTTATTATAGAAAAAGGCCCTACAAGTTTCGGAGCCTATGTTCCGGATCTACCTGGTTGCGTTGCAGTCGGGAAAACAGAAGAAGAAGTTACAAAACTAATCAAAGAAGCAATTGAGTTTCATTTAGATGGATTGAGAAAAGAGGGAGAACCGATTCCCGCCCCCTCAAGAGTGACACTTGTATCCATATAA
- a CDS encoding HDOD domain-containing protein, with protein MLNPTELTETLVSGKDIELEYRFISDEDHQQIYLLLLQVLGNLDRLFLTEVVSTILKELLMNANKANAKRLFFLTEGLNINEASHYNKGMKRFLEEIIHKWDEQEKVLKGSNLSVRLRAKIMNQNLIFLIENDSALLPQESERIKARLESASKFNDLSDAFLSMADSQESAGLGLVLIQLLLKNSGIGSDKFKIETDGKITRATLVIPKQIVPLEVATKLKDRILTEVEGLPPLPHTLTRIINLCNNPDSDLGVIANEIERNPAISADLLKLSNSAGFASRNKVNTIVQAVKVVGLKNVRNLLYVSGVRKIMEGRYSKLQEVWNHSNLASFFARQVSQRAGLGKLSDIAAVGALLHDLGKFILLSLDPTLFKRLASYQKHRDLSNSTILEEISTGISHPTLGAMLARKWDFPPDLVHMIEFHHRAFMATNTIYTDLVDSVYVANMMCDYLDKKTSYYAADSSILKKFQLDDKAKFEETCEKLAKAYEIANEEN; from the coding sequence ATGCTAAATCCTACAGAACTCACGGAAACCCTAGTCTCTGGGAAAGATATCGAACTGGAATATCGATTTATTTCAGACGAGGACCACCAGCAGATTTACCTTCTGCTACTTCAGGTTTTAGGAAATCTGGACAGATTATTTCTTACGGAAGTGGTTTCCACCATTCTGAAAGAACTTCTGATGAATGCGAATAAGGCCAATGCGAAGAGGCTTTTTTTCCTAACCGAAGGGTTAAACATCAACGAAGCATCTCATTATAATAAAGGGATGAAACGTTTTTTAGAAGAGATCATTCATAAATGGGATGAACAGGAAAAAGTACTCAAAGGTTCCAATTTATCTGTTCGTCTTCGTGCAAAGATCATGAACCAGAATTTGATCTTCTTGATCGAGAATGATTCGGCACTTCTTCCCCAAGAGTCCGAAAGGATCAAAGCAAGATTAGAATCCGCAAGTAAGTTCAATGATCTATCCGATGCATTTCTTTCTATGGCGGACAGCCAAGAAAGTGCAGGCCTTGGACTTGTACTCATACAGTTATTACTAAAAAACTCCGGTATCGGTTCTGATAAATTTAAGATAGAGACCGACGGAAAGATCACCAGAGCAACCTTAGTGATCCCTAAACAAATCGTTCCTTTGGAAGTTGCTACCAAACTCAAGGACAGAATCCTTACAGAAGTAGAAGGCCTTCCCCCACTTCCTCATACTCTTACAAGGATCATAAATCTTTGTAATAATCCTGACTCGGATTTAGGTGTAATCGCAAACGAGATAGAAAGAAATCCTGCAATCAGTGCGGATCTTCTTAAACTTTCTAACTCAGCAGGTTTCGCGAGTAGGAATAAAGTAAATACCATCGTCCAAGCTGTTAAGGTTGTGGGACTGAAGAACGTCCGAAATCTTTTGTATGTATCAGGCGTACGAAAGATCATGGAAGGAAGATATTCCAAACTTCAAGAAGTATGGAATCATTCCAACCTGGCGAGTTTTTTCGCTAGGCAGGTTTCTCAAAGAGCGGGACTTGGAAAACTTTCCGATATCGCTGCAGTAGGCGCCTTACTCCATGATTTGGGAAAATTCATATTGCTTTCATTGGACCCTACATTATTCAAACGTTTGGCATCTTACCAAAAGCATAGGGACCTATCCAATTCCACAATCTTAGAAGAAATTTCCACAGGTATTTCTCATCCCACTTTAGGGGCAATGCTTGCCAGAAAATGGGATTTTCCTCCAGACCTAGTACATATGATCGAATTTCATCATAGAGCATTCATGGCGACTAACACGATTTATACGGATTTAGTTGATTCTGTATACGTAGCAAATATGATGTGTGATTATCTGGATAAGAAGACCAGCTACTATGCAGCTGACTCGAGTATACTAAAAAAATTCCAGTTAGATGATAAGGCAAAATTCGAAGAGACCTGCGAAAAATTAGCAAAGGCCTACGAGATCGCGAATGAAGAAAACTGA
- a CDS encoding ABC transporter ATP-binding protein produces MKKTESNNLLNLHGIKFYRSGTPILDGIDFQINSGEHWVLLGRNGAGKTTLVNLIYGSVWPTAGRINLFGETFGETPLQILRNKIGILDSSQQESALQKSLTVYDVLLTGFFHTIGFYRESNAWEEKEAERILEENGFDAKRNQLFRTLSSGEKKKILFLRAMCTSPEFVILDEPCSGLDLTAREEFIDFLDEYKKNRSFTSIYITHRIDEIPPFYEHAALLKSGKILFSGEIKEAFTSARLSDLYDRKVEAENRNGTWVAVTERK; encoded by the coding sequence ATGAAGAAAACTGAATCCAATAATCTGCTTAATTTACACGGAATTAAGTTTTATAGATCTGGAACTCCCATTCTAGATGGAATCGATTTCCAGATCAATTCTGGGGAACATTGGGTGCTTTTAGGCCGCAATGGGGCCGGTAAGACAACACTTGTAAATTTGATCTATGGTTCCGTTTGGCCTACTGCAGGTAGGATCAATCTTTTCGGAGAAACCTTCGGAGAAACTCCGCTACAGATCCTACGTAATAAGATTGGAATCTTGGATTCTTCTCAGCAAGAAAGTGCACTTCAAAAAAGTCTTACAGTTTACGATGTACTCCTTACAGGTTTTTTTCATACCATAGGTTTTTATAGAGAATCAAATGCTTGGGAAGAAAAAGAAGCAGAGCGGATTTTAGAAGAGAACGGTTTCGATGCTAAAAGAAACCAATTATTCCGAACTCTATCTTCTGGCGAGAAGAAGAAAATCCTTTTCTTAAGAGCAATGTGCACTTCTCCTGAATTTGTGATCTTAGATGAGCCTTGCTCCGGATTGGATCTAACAGCGAGAGAGGAATTCATAGATTTCTTAGATGAATATAAGAAGAATAGAAGTTTCACTTCTATTTATATCACGCATAGGATCGACGAGATCCCTCCATTTTACGAACACGCAGCTCTTCTGAAATCGGGCAAAATTTTATTCTCAGGCGAGATCAAGGAGGCATTCACTTCTGCAAGACTTTCGGATCTATATGATCGCAAAGTAGAGGCAGAAAATCGGAATGGCACCTGGGTCGCAGTAACTGAGAGAAAATAA
- the topA gene encoding type I DNA topoisomerase — MSVLIIVESPTKVKTISSYLGKEYKVLATFGHILDLPPDRIGIKIEKDFEPEYVPLKGKKKVLSSILKEAKSHSSILIATDPDREGEFIGYILAQKLGKKANISRIRFQEIQKDKILQAIAEPDKIDLDLVDSQKARRILDRLIGYKVSPFLWRAVNGEGLSAGRVQSVALKWICEREEEIRSFIPVTTWIVSATVFYGTGENERILFYPQKDNFLTQREASEFLDSILKKSKVLKIAERKEKLGETLPPPPFTTATLQQEAFRILKFSASKTMKLAQELYEGTDLGKGKSQGLITYMRTDSVRIGEAAIDSIRRKIASKFGNEFVSDKAQTYRVKKTKGKSQDAHEAIRPVDVFLEPSFIFEVADRHLSKDSKKLYELIWKRTIASQMKPETWKRLEFLANGGEEVWKGEKLFTIDPGYKKIYNVSADIFPTWKKGEILTPDPWEIQEKTTEPTPRYTEASLVSKLEKEGIGRPSTFASILETLYKRKYVYSEKGKLYAESLGERVNAFLQAAFADLFREKFTSEMEQKLDSIASGEENRSKVLSEFYSVLDSQLKKTNIAAISKQLKEKPKAPKYGFCPVCKEGERVKKKSSKKKEYYICSRFPACDYAEYL; from the coding sequence ATGTCCGTCTTAATAATTGTAGAGTCTCCTACCAAAGTCAAAACTATCTCTTCCTATTTAGGAAAAGAATATAAGGTGCTCGCCACCTTCGGACATATTTTAGATCTTCCCCCAGATCGGATCGGGATCAAAATTGAAAAAGATTTTGAACCCGAATATGTTCCTCTTAAAGGAAAAAAGAAAGTCTTATCTTCTATTTTAAAGGAAGCGAAGTCTCATTCTTCTATACTCATCGCAACTGACCCAGACAGGGAAGGTGAATTTATAGGTTATATTCTGGCTCAAAAATTAGGGAAGAAGGCTAATATCTCCCGAATTCGATTCCAAGAAATCCAAAAGGACAAAATTTTACAGGCTATCGCAGAACCGGACAAGATCGATCTGGATCTGGTAGATTCTCAAAAGGCCAGAAGGATCTTAGATAGACTGATCGGATATAAGGTAAGTCCATTTCTATGGAGAGCGGTAAATGGAGAAGGTCTTTCCGCAGGAAGAGTGCAGTCGGTTGCATTAAAATGGATCTGCGAAAGAGAAGAGGAAATTCGAAGTTTTATCCCGGTTACTACATGGATAGTTTCTGCGACTGTGTTTTATGGAACTGGAGAAAACGAAAGGATCCTTTTTTATCCTCAAAAAGACAACTTCTTAACTCAAAGAGAAGCATCCGAATTCCTGGATTCTATATTAAAAAAATCAAAAGTATTAAAGATTGCAGAAAGAAAAGAAAAACTGGGGGAAACTTTGCCTCCACCACCTTTCACTACTGCAACTTTGCAGCAGGAAGCATTTAGGATCTTAAAATTTTCTGCATCCAAAACGATGAAGCTTGCTCAGGAACTATATGAGGGAACTGATCTGGGAAAAGGAAAATCCCAAGGATTGATCACTTATATGAGGACTGATTCGGTCCGGATTGGAGAAGCCGCGATTGATTCTATCCGTCGAAAGATCGCTTCAAAATTCGGGAATGAATTTGTATCAGATAAGGCCCAAACCTACAGAGTCAAAAAGACAAAAGGAAAATCACAGGATGCTCATGAAGCGATCCGTCCTGTGGATGTGTTTTTGGAGCCGTCCTTCATATTCGAAGTCGCCGATCGTCATTTAAGTAAGGATTCCAAAAAACTATATGAACTGATCTGGAAACGTACAATTGCTTCTCAAATGAAACCTGAAACTTGGAAAAGATTGGAGTTTCTGGCCAATGGAGGAGAGGAAGTTTGGAAAGGAGAGAAACTTTTTACTATAGATCCTGGTTATAAAAAGATCTATAATGTAAGCGCAGACATTTTTCCTACATGGAAAAAAGGAGAAATATTAACTCCAGATCCTTGGGAAATCCAAGAAAAAACTACAGAACCTACTCCTAGATACACAGAAGCAAGTCTTGTCTCCAAATTAGAAAAAGAAGGAATAGGCAGACCTTCTACCTTCGCTTCTATCCTGGAAACATTATACAAAAGAAAATATGTATATTCAGAAAAAGGAAAATTATACGCCGAGAGCTTAGGAGAAAGGGTAAACGCATTTTTACAGGCTGCATTTGCCGATTTATTCAGAGAAAAGTTCACTTCCGAAATGGAACAAAAATTGGATTCTATCGCTTCGGGAGAAGAAAATAGGTCCAAGGTTCTTTCCGAATTTTACTCTGTTTTAGATTCTCAATTAAAGAAAACGAATATAGCTGCTATTAGTAAGCAGTTAAAGGAAAAACCAAAAGCCCCGAAATACGGATTTTGTCCTGTATGCAAAGAAGGGGAGAGAGTAAAAAAGAAATCTTCCAAAAAGAAAGAATATTATATCTGCTCCCGCTTTCCTGCCTGCGACTACGCGGAGTATCTATAA
- a CDS encoding oxygenase MpaB family protein translates to MFNRLKILKQINELDAEKDAQKIVFLSGSYDFPQDVEISLAISFFRTFAIPSISKILNTTKRFESAGQKRYDDTALILAEFIENGLDSERGREAIRRLNQIHKEYDIKNEDFLYTLTTFIFEPDRWNQKFGWRKSTEKERLANFYLWKRIGKMMNIKNIPETYEEMLEFNLRFEKEKFRRTADSEQVARATMKIASARIPKIPGLEYLVYHAVYSLMDKPLREAMGFPKANPIIAALTYAVLKFRAFALRYFWPPRKTPYYVTKRNNPTYPNGYLIEELGPH, encoded by the coding sequence ATGTTCAACCGTTTGAAAATATTAAAACAAATTAATGAATTAGATGCGGAGAAGGATGCGCAAAAGATCGTATTCCTTTCGGGAAGTTATGATTTTCCTCAGGATGTGGAAATTTCACTCGCAATATCTTTCTTCAGGACATTTGCAATTCCCTCTATTTCAAAAATATTGAATACAACCAAACGATTCGAATCTGCAGGACAAAAAAGATATGACGATACCGCGCTTATCCTCGCAGAATTTATAGAGAACGGACTGGACAGCGAAAGAGGAAGAGAAGCCATTAGAAGACTGAACCAGATCCACAAAGAATATGATATCAAGAACGAAGACTTTCTTTATACACTTACAACTTTTATATTCGAGCCGGATCGATGGAACCAAAAGTTCGGCTGGAGAAAGAGTACCGAAAAGGAAAGACTCGCCAATTTCTATCTCTGGAAACGGATCGGAAAAATGATGAATATCAAAAATATTCCGGAAACCTACGAAGAAATGCTGGAGTTCAATTTACGTTTCGAAAAGGAAAAATTTCGCCGCACTGCTGACTCCGAACAAGTAGCACGTGCTACCATGAAGATCGCTTCTGCCAGAATTCCTAAAATCCCTGGTCTGGAATATTTAGTATATCATGCAGTATATTCACTTATGGATAAACCTCTTAGAGAGGCTATGGGATTTCCGAAAGCTAATCCGATTATTGCAGCTCTGACCTACGCAGTCTTAAAATTTAGGGCATTTGCCTTGAGATATTTTTGGCCGCCTCGGAAAACTCCCTATTACGTAACCAAAAGAAATAACCCTACTTATCCGAACGGATATTTGATTGAAGAGTTAGGACCTCATTAG
- the cysK gene encoding cysteine synthase A has protein sequence MKANNILETIGNTPHVKINRLFGSKYNVYSKLERSNPGGSIKDRIALSMIEDAEKSGKLTKDTVIIEPTSGNTGIGLALVAAVKGYRLILVMPESMSVERRRIMAAYGAEFDLTPREKGMPGAIERAKQLVSENPKAWMPQQFENEANIKVHIETTAAEILKDFPNGVDALITGVGTGGHITGVAKVLKEKFPKTKVFAVEPEASPVISGGKPGPHPIQGIGAGFIPKNLHTDLLDGVIQVSKDEAFEYALRAAKEEGIFLGVSSGAALAAVAKKLPELPEGATVLTFNYDTGERYLSIEGLFPVPSNG, from the coding sequence ATGAAAGCAAATAATATCTTAGAGACGATCGGTAATACTCCCCACGTAAAAATCAACCGACTCTTTGGATCTAAATACAATGTATATTCTAAATTAGAGCGTAGCAATCCAGGCGGTTCTATCAAGGATCGTATCGCGCTTTCTATGATCGAGGACGCTGAAAAAAGCGGAAAACTCACTAAGGATACAGTAATCATCGAGCCAACTTCCGGAAACACTGGAATCGGTTTGGCACTTGTTGCGGCAGTTAAAGGATACCGTTTAATCCTGGTTATGCCTGAGTCTATGAGTGTGGAAAGAAGAAGAATTATGGCTGCTTACGGCGCAGAATTCGACCTAACTCCTCGTGAAAAAGGAATGCCTGGCGCAATCGAAAGAGCAAAACAACTGGTCTCTGAAAATCCAAAAGCTTGGATGCCTCAACAGTTCGAGAACGAAGCAAATATTAAAGTTCATATTGAAACAACTGCTGCAGAGATCCTGAAAGATTTTCCTAACGGAGTGGATGCTCTGATCACAGGAGTAGGAACAGGCGGACATATCACTGGAGTTGCAAAGGTTTTAAAGGAGAAGTTCCCTAAAACTAAAGTATTCGCAGTTGAGCCGGAAGCTTCCCCTGTAATTTCCGGAGGAAAACCTGGACCACACCCCATCCAAGGAATTGGAGCTGGATTCATTCCTAAAAACTTACACACCGATCTACTAGACGGAGTTATCCAAGTTTCTAAGGACGAGGCTTTCGAATATGCACTTCGTGCAGCAAAAGAAGAAGGTATTTTCTTAGGGGTATCTTCCGGTGCAGCTCTTGCAGCGGTTGCTAAAAAACTTCCTGAGCTTCCGGAAGGAGCTACAGTTCTTACTTTCAATTACGACACTGGCGAAAGATATCTTTCTATCGAAGGACTTTTCCCAGTTCCGTCTAACGGCTAA
- a CDS encoding gamma carbonic anhydrase family protein, with protein sequence MQEVHLAGNILEYMGKRPIFKDGVFLAPGSLVVGDVVIGKDSSIWFQTLIRGDVNYIRIGDNVNIQDMTVVHVSRNTHPVEIGDNVSVGHRAVLHGCKLKNNSFVGMGAIIMDGVELGEYSFVAAGAMITPGKIIPPGVMVMGSPGKIIRDITEEERNLIERTAANYVSYKNNYLDDFSYRISIV encoded by the coding sequence ATGCAAGAAGTACATCTAGCCGGAAATATATTAGAATATATGGGTAAACGTCCTATCTTTAAAGACGGAGTGTTCCTAGCTCCAGGTTCTTTAGTAGTAGGGGACGTCGTAATAGGAAAAGATTCTTCAATCTGGTTCCAAACTTTGATACGTGGAGATGTGAATTATATTCGTATCGGGGACAATGTAAATATACAAGATATGACAGTAGTTCATGTTTCCAGAAACACTCATCCAGTGGAAATAGGGGATAATGTATCTGTAGGTCACAGAGCTGTTCTTCATGGATGCAAACTTAAAAATAATTCGTTCGTAGGAATGGGAGCAATTATCATGGATGGGGTTGAGTTAGGAGAATACTCTTTTGTAGCCGCGGGTGCCATGATAACTCCGGGCAAAATTATTCCACCAGGCGTAATGGTAATGGGATCTCCTGGAAAGATCATTAGAGACATCACGGAAGAAGAAAGGAATTTGATCGAGAGAACCGCTGCAAATTACGTTAGCTATAAGAATAATTATTTGGATGATTTCTCCTATAGGATCAGCATAGTTTAA
- a CDS encoding LA_3751/LA_3752 family putative glycosyltransferase: protein MDKIGRKNLISKLQFLFPLSCIIFTALFIFKIDANSVLVSDNQNKIVQAQAFVDSGFKSQYFSCKILEDLGGCNFFPSWQVHRENGISGPFPVAFSLFASLFGLLGDYSFLFYVSILFFWIGVFFLKFELNLRWASVLFLSIGPTFFHSALFPDYSITFLLTCVGLTFYACPVKNRPLGIFIGFFVGLGFFFRPENAILYFLLGVLHLFEFIYKGRAEVSVRDKDRLVLLIGTGIGIIFYGILNYYLYGSALGTRIETNAKIGWDTGFEKYFSLLIFGHGRIGFLYFCPWVLLWLVYFLIRWKELEKYERKLSLSVLISLFLGAYLAPNDSNIDWGTRYLSWLMVPVVVLFFSKKNSERIPKIVWVLTYILFLVTLYFSKIYFLTQEKLSKEYVKYNEFLLDSNPDIYITTDPSISALFGQEILRKKVMRIGTLKDIPKLTRILSSKRGSIALVRYEPITLSILKSVGKNKSEKLGTEMEDWFLRSGWNKTSKQSLEKIEILKFVRN from the coding sequence TTGGATAAAATTGGCAGAAAAAATCTAATTTCAAAACTTCAGTTTTTATTTCCACTTAGCTGTATTATATTCACAGCATTATTCATATTCAAGATAGATGCAAATTCAGTTTTAGTTTCAGATAACCAAAACAAAATCGTCCAGGCACAGGCATTCGTAGATTCAGGATTCAAAAGCCAATACTTCAGCTGCAAAATTTTAGAAGATTTAGGCGGATGCAATTTTTTTCCAAGTTGGCAGGTGCATCGAGAAAACGGGATTTCCGGTCCATTCCCTGTAGCATTCTCTCTATTTGCTTCTTTGTTTGGTCTATTAGGAGATTATAGTTTTCTATTTTATGTTTCTATTTTGTTCTTTTGGATCGGAGTATTTTTCTTAAAATTCGAATTAAATTTGAGGTGGGCTTCCGTTCTTTTTTTAAGCATTGGGCCTACTTTTTTTCATTCTGCATTATTTCCTGATTATTCCATTACATTTCTTCTAACCTGTGTTGGTCTTACGTTTTACGCCTGCCCTGTAAAGAATAGGCCGCTCGGAATTTTTATAGGTTTTTTTGTTGGACTCGGATTTTTCTTCCGACCAGAAAATGCAATTTTGTATTTCTTATTGGGCGTACTTCATCTATTCGAATTCATTTATAAAGGAAGAGCGGAAGTTTCTGTAAGAGATAAGGACAGACTGGTTCTACTCATTGGAACAGGTATCGGGATCATATTTTACGGAATTCTAAATTATTATCTGTACGGTTCTGCTTTGGGAACAAGAATAGAAACCAATGCGAAAATAGGCTGGGATACAGGATTTGAAAAATACTTTTCTCTACTCATTTTCGGACATGGAAGGATTGGATTTTTGTATTTCTGCCCTTGGGTATTACTTTGGTTGGTCTACTTTCTTATTCGCTGGAAAGAACTCGAAAAATATGAAAGAAAACTTTCCCTTTCAGTTTTAATTTCCCTCTTTTTGGGTGCTTATCTTGCTCCAAACGATTCTAATATAGATTGGGGAACTAGATATTTATCTTGGCTGATGGTCCCGGTTGTTGTTTTATTTTTCTCAAAAAAGAATTCAGAGAGAATTCCAAAGATTGTTTGGGTTTTGACATACATATTATTTTTAGTGACCTTATACTTCTCTAAGATCTACTTTTTAACTCAGGAAAAACTTTCCAAAGAATATGTGAAATACAACGAATTCTTATTGGATTCGAATCCGGATATTTACATTACAACTGACCCAAGCATATCTGCGTTATTTGGTCAGGAAATTTTACGTAAAAAAGTAATGAGGATAGGAACTCTAAAAGATATACCAAAATTAACTAGAATTCTTTCTTCTAAAAGAGGATCTATTGCCTTAGTGCGTTATGAACCTATCACATTATCTATTCTGAAAAGTGTAGGAAAAAACAAATCTGAAAAATTAGGTACCGAAATGGAAGATTGGTTTTTAAGATCAGGATGGAACAAGACCTCAAAACAATCTTTAGAAAAGATAGAAATTCTAAAATTTGTGCGAAATTAA
- the lepB gene encoding signal peptidase I, whose protein sequence is MFSLKKEFGEKEKKFDRKKFAQIISISLVAGFTLAAIIRIWFIFPFVPETEEMSPALPKGKRIYISRFVRDSSLFLGDVVLVEHPTQKGKVALVRIMGKSGDQISIKDKILYRNGISEAQEKSDFSLQFKDVRPAFSETYSNRDNLSNLTIEDRNYFLLCDNRDDCVDSRDFGPLPFEKILGKVL, encoded by the coding sequence ATGTTCTCATTGAAAAAAGAGTTCGGAGAGAAGGAAAAAAAATTTGACCGAAAGAAATTCGCTCAGATAATTTCGATCTCTCTAGTAGCCGGTTTTACCTTGGCGGCTATTATTCGGATCTGGTTTATTTTTCCGTTTGTCCCAGAAACGGAAGAAATGTCTCCAGCTCTCCCAAAGGGAAAGAGAATTTATATCTCCCGATTTGTTCGGGATTCATCCTTGTTTTTAGGTGATGTGGTCCTAGTCGAACATCCTACCCAAAAAGGAAAAGTAGCGCTTGTACGTATTATGGGAAAATCAGGAGACCAGATCTCTATCAAGGATAAGATTCTTTATAGAAACGGTATCTCTGAGGCTCAGGAAAAATCAGACTTCTCCTTACAATTCAAGGATGTTAGACCAGCTTTCTCAGAAACATACTCTAACCGGGACAATCTTTCTAACCTTACTATAGAAGATCGAAATTACTTTTTACTATGCGATAACCGAGATGACTGCGTGGATTCCAGAGATTTCGGCCCCTTACCTTTTGAAAAGATCCTAGGCAAAGTCCTGTAA